The DNA sequence CCGTGGTGGGGCTGCTCACCCCTCTTATAGTGTCTGGACTGCTGGGGACCTTGgagtgtccctgctggctgctgacaCGTGGGGACTGTCCCACgctgtgggcacaggggctCCTCAGCCCCATTGCCCGCTCTTATCGCACTCATGGTCCTGCCTGGGAACTGCCACATCTGCCCCTCATGTGCTGGCACCATGCTGGGACATGGTGGGGacacctggccctgctctgggaaggggcaggtccATGCCAGGGCACAGGGTCACTCCCTCCTGGGACAGCCCCCCAGCCATGATGCTGTCAGTGAGGGGCTGGGCcgccctgctgccccccagccctgagcagtgaCTCCCCCAGGACACTGCCCTCTCACCCCACCACCCCCTAGGCACAAGGTCTCCTTATCTCACTCTTGAGATGGTCAAGAGCAGCCCCTCAAGTTCTATAGGTTGGGGCAGGTGCAGGTATCAGCAGCGCTGCTGATGGTGTTTGGTACACATCCCCACACCTGGATCAGgcccctgctgcttcccaaaccATTGTGCCATACAGATGGCACAATGAGCCACAGTTCATCCCTGTTAAATGCCACCACCTCCAGTGGGAACTGCATGCCCACGGTCACACCCCACTCCCCAGATTCCTTCCCCCCCACCCAACCAGCAAGCAGCACTTtagaaatataatatttatttgggattaaattaaaaaaaaaacataacaCACCCCCTATACCACCAGTTGGGGGACACTGCGGGACAGATGTGGGTTTTTACAGCCACCCACAAACACGAGAGTCTCAGTGACCAATGGCAACCACTTGTGGCCACCACATTCATCCTGCCAGGCTgaatacaacaaaaaaacacaataGAGCCccatgagccagcagctgcctttcTGTATGTCTTTGACCAAAATAAAGAGAGACACAGCTCCTGAGGGGCTCCATTTCAGCCACGTGGGCATGCACCTCCAGCaccacacactcacacacacacaaacacagagccCCTCTTCCAGCACCTGGCCCTTGCCACAGCTTTTGTCACTGGTGTCAGACATAGGAATACCAACAGATGCTGGGTCAGCATGGCCACCAAAACACCCACCACGGCCACCTGCACAAGCCCCCATCCTGCAAACCTCCCAATGCACTCACAACATAAAACAGGCTGGGCACAGGTGTCCCAGGGACAGACATTCTGGACATAGCTCCCCTGggactcagcagcagcaacccCCAGTGCAACTGTGGGCAGAGAACAGGGTGCTGTTCAGGGTGGGGGGCACGCTGGGGATGTGGGGGCACAAACAACACCTACAGACACCACAGCaagaggggaggggggagctggggctgactgggctctgccagcaagGTGGACGCCGTGCCGAGCCCGCGCCGGGATCGCGGGCGGCACAAGGCTCGGGCATCGCTCCCGGCACGGCTGgcacctggcacaggcagcGCTGCCACTCTGGGCACCGCTGACCAGTCCTGCCTGGCCCTGTCACTGCGTGAAGGTGGACTGCAGCTCCTTGAAGGCTGCCTTCCTCTGCTTCAGCTCTTCTGcctgcttcttcttctcctcctgctctgctttgatCTCCTCCTCAAACCTGCTGGCTTCGTTGATGGCTTGTGCCTGTAGATGGAAATGTTCAGCTGTGACCTCCACCAAGCTCTTCTGCCCACCCCAACATCTCCACCTCCTGCCTACCCGCCACCAAACTGCCCTGGTGCATTGCCATCTTGCAATGGGACCTCCTGAGCCCTGCCTCACCTTGGCCTCAAAGAAGTTCTTGGCGCCTTTCACGCCCTCTGTGGAGACATCGATCTCAGAGAGCCGAGCCAGGGCGTGCAGCCCGctgtcctcctgcagctcacctgctgctgccttccgGAAAATCAGCAGGAACTGTGAGGGGAGATGGCAGCATTGGCTCCCTGAAGACCTCAAAGCCACCACAGCCACTGCCCACCTTCTCACCAGCCTGAACAGTGGCTGGGCACATCTCCCTGCCAGCGTGGAGCCTCCTATCCCCTCACCTCTCGAAAACTGAGCTTGCTGTCCAGGTCTTCATCCACCTCCTTGATCATGTTCTTCAgtcccaggtgtgtctgtgGAGCCCCCAGCTTCTCCATCATCAGCTTCAGCTCCATCAGGTCAATGAAGCCATCTTTCCCTGCATCGTACCTGCAGGATGGTGGCACAATCCTGACTCATCACCACGGGGTGCAGAGCCCAAACAGCCCCCCACACTGAACCCCCAGCAGGAGACCCCTGTGTGCTCTCACACTGGCTGGGAAGCAAAGAGGGCTGAGCAAGGACTTGGGCACTGACGGTCTCCGGCAGCTCTCCAGACCACAGGGAGCTGCCTCTGAACTGCTAACAACCCCCTGGAGCATTATCCAGGATCGTGCCTGTTTCCGTGTGGCACTTGGCAGGAGAACCTGCCAGAATGCTGCCAagcctgctgccagctccctgtgccaggagcctgAGCACACGCTCCCCTTGGCTGCAGCATGGGATAACAACCATGGGGCTTAgctcactgggcactgctcccCAGGTCACAGTGAGCTCTGCTCACTGATGCTACCTACAGACCTGTCAGGAATGCCCCTCCTCTGACTCCTGCCTGTGGCCATGTCACAGTCCCCTCCAGCTTCCCCGCAGCCACCCTGCTGTTCTCTCCCCTGCCCACTGCCTGTGCACcgtgggctgtgccagcagcgTGCTGGCGTGGCACAGCAGGATCTCCATGGGGAGCCAGCACACAGCCACGCTTTGTACAGCTCCACACGTTGTAGGTGGGCAGCTACACACTGCACCCGTTGTGACAAGGCTTTTTTTTGGTATCttgtcactgcagcagccacgCAGAGCCCCGGCTCCCCATGCTGCAGGTCCGTGACTCATCTGTacctcccctgctgctgtcGGCTCTGTCCgtgtctccagcagcaccttcctgatctgccagggaccccaaaatggggctggtcctgctcatccctgcctACTGCTGCCATCACCCTCAGAGTGGGGCTGTGGGTACAGATCCCACATGATTTTTGCCTCTAGTACCCCACTTGGACTataggatcatagaatcatagaatggtttgggttagaatAGACTTTAAAGACcacctcattccaaccccctgccatgggcagggacaccttcccagattgttccaagccctgttcAACTgggccttggacacttccatggatagggcagccacagcttctctggacaacctgtgctagggcctcaccactctcatGGGGATGAACTTCCTCCCAGTATCCAAACTAATCCTGCCCTCTGTCACTTTTGAAGACtttcctccttgtcctatcacgccatgcccttgtccaaagtccttctccatcctgcatcccacagagTTTCTCTGCAAGGGGCAGGTCAGCTGGCCTGACTTTGCCCCCTCATGCCATGCATGCCACCTCCCCAGATGCAGGGCACTTCCTTTCTTTCAATCCCCTTCTCTGTTTTTTCGGGATACCAGCATCCTGCATCTCCCAAAGGGCACCATCTCCCCTGTGGAGAGCCAGAACCCTTCCCTGCTTCACTTTATCCTCTACAGCCGGATTGTCACATCCcgaggacagcagcagcagcagtgaggacagCGTGGCAGGGCTCTGTTCCAGAGCATCCTTCCCTTGGGAAAGCCCCAGCTCCCAAACCTCCCCAGTGGCTCGCAGCCCCGGCGCTGCTCCTTTCGCTGCAGCGAGACGCCGCAGCTGTCAGAGCAAACACTGAGCTGTCGGCTccggccgccgctcccgcctGCGCGGCGCCGACACCCGCCCCGCCATCTGCGCCGGGAGCACGGGCACGGCCACCATCGCCCCGGCACCGGCCGCTGTCCTCCCGCGGGCCCCGAGCGCGCTGTCCCCGCCGcaggctccctcctgccccgcTGCAGCGCTGGGCTCGCTGCCGTGTGCTGCCGGGGGTGAGAGCCCCCCCGAGGGCACGGGAGGCTCCGCGCACCGCCAGGGCTGCTGACAGGGTGTGCCCGCACGCCACGCATCCCCGCAGCCTCGTGTCACGGGggtcacagccctggctccccaGTTCCTCCGCCTCCCCGCTCGGGTCCGAGCGAGACCACCCGGGACGCGGATGCGGATCCTCCCCCGGTGCCAGACGGGCTGAGGGTACTGGCATGTCGCAGCCATGCCTTCGTCTGTGCTGTATCTCCGCGCCTTCCCGGAGTCGCGCTGTGTCCACGCCTCCTGCACAAAGCACGCAGCGcgggatccatggggatgctCCGGGCTGTCCCGTTCGCCCCTGGCTACTCCCGCGCATACTAGCGTGACCACGGTTGGAGTCACCCCGATTTCTGGCTCCCCCTGGAaatttccagggctggaggctcGCTGCCAGCCCCCCCTTCCCAGGGGCCGAGCTCGTGCTCCGAGTCACGCTCCGCCACGCGTGGTGGCACGCAGCGCGGGCAGGGATGCTGAGGACACGCCAGCCTGGCCTCTGCGGCCCcggcagctgcagggatgtgggatCCCTCGGTGATGCGGCAGAAGGAATGTGAAGGTCCCCGATCCCCTCTTTCAGACCCCTTTCTCTGGCCTCAGCACCGGGGTACCCCCTCATGGGGGACAGGAGGCTCCTTCTGCGAGAATTTCGGGGCGCACAGGAACGCGTCCGgcaaggagctggggaaggtgtCCCCGGCACCAGTCCTGGGAGGGGTTTTGGGAGGAGAGGGGTGTCCCTGGCATCCCTCctgagaggggcaggagggagatcCCTTCTGCAAGGAATTGGAGGTGCCTTGGCAtccctgctgcacagagctggggcaaGAGGAGTCTCCGGCAAGGAGCCGGGGGGATCCCTCCCGCAAGGGGCTGGGGTGCATGGGGGTCCCTCTCAAAAGGAATAGGGGGGTCCCGCCCGCAAGCACGGGGCGGGAGGCGCTGGGACATCCGCCCTGCCAGAAGCCAGGATGCCGGGATGCAGGAACggggatgtcctgggtcccCCGTCCCCCCCGGCACTGCCATCCGGGGACCCCCactctccctgtgccccacactCACTGTCGGAAGAGCCGTTCCATGTCGCGGAGCTGCCGCCGGGAGAACTCGCGGAACTCCCCGGCGGGGCTGAAGACGCGGCGGCCGCTGCCCCCGGGCGAGCCCTCGCCcaccgcccgccccgcggggctgcccggcgccggccccggccgcggcccccggccccgccgcccctccggctcctccgccgccgccgccgccatggtGCGGTGCCCGGATGGCCGCGCCGctccgccccgctccgccccggggccgggctgcggcCCCCCGGCTCCGCGCCCgccccggggggctccggcTGCCCGCCCCCGTCAGCATCGCCGGCCCCGCTGCGCCCGCCGGGCTCCCGCACCGGCCCCGGGGGGGGCCCTCCCCGCCGCCCTCCATCAGCCATCACCGCCCCTTCAGACCCCCTCCCCTCCACCGGCAGCATCCGCAGGGCTCATCAATCCCCCGGCGGGACCAGCCTGGATGATCCTTAGGGCCCGGCATCACCATACCCCGGTGGGATCCCCCCGGACCATCTTCagggtccctttcaacccaaaccaacccatGATTCTATGAGTCCATAGGCTCGAAGGAGGGTACGGGGAGTCTGGTGCACTCACAACCACCCGTGCTCTTGCCATCTCCATCCATTCGTGATCCAGAGTTTGCCAAGGGTGGCATGGAGAGGACACACAGAGTCATGGAGCAACCCAGCATCTCCAGATACACCTGCAGAGGATGCCCATGGCAGCACCTTTAACCTACTCAAGCCTACAAGGTCATGCTTTGTCCCAAAGCAAACCCAGGCATTCAGACAGGGAAGGATCCAGCTTCTCCtagcacagggagcaggaaaacCAGGCCACACCAATGCCCAGAGCCCCACTAGGGACTGGCCATTGAGCACACAGGGGTGCTTTGCATGCCCAGAGACGATGCAGCCCTGCATCAGCCCGCTGCAGCCCTCTGCTTCCAGACCTTTTTGtcctattaaaaaataaagaccaAGAAACTGCAGTGGAGCTTTGCTCACATCCAAATTATCCTCACCTGAAGGGGTCTGCAGAGGACTCAGCACATGGATTGCTCCGAGCGgtgctgaggcagagcagctgcagggatgatGTGTGGAGCTGCCTATTGCCTGCAGggaccccctccccaaaacactgctgccccccaaaatccagggtCTGCTCTCACCTTTGCTAAGGATCAGAATCAGTAAGTGAGCGTTCCTGGGGCGTTCCAGGAACTCCAGAATTCTGTACTACATCATGCCTTATGTTCCAGTTTCCCCGTGACACAATGGAGACTGGAGGACACAGGAGTTGCAAGGGATATTTCAAGCCATGTTGGCTTCATGTGCTTGAGGCCACTTCAgcaaggacaggacatgccccCCACAACTGACTTTACACATCACTGGGCTGTATTCACACgcacaaatacacacacacacgtacACTGGGTATATCCTCACCACCTTTTCCATTGCCATTACCCCCACCACACTCTATGGGACATGGACTGTGGGAAAGTCAGGTCCTGCATTGTGCAGTCACACCAGTGTGCCCAGGAGCTACAGGATACAAACTGGAGCTCCTCAAAATGCACCCTCACCTCGTGCCACCCCCACCCTGACAGAGTCCACAGCGATGACTGTTCCTACTGCAGACCACCCCCTAGTGAAGgtccctgtggtgctgctcctATGAGCTCCCCGATTTGGCAGCACCTGCCATGCACCCCTTGGCCTTCGGCTTGCCCGAGCAGAGAATCTTTGTGGCTCCAGGCTGCAGAACAGAGACAACAGACACAGCATTGACCTCGAGAGCTCAGCATCACCTGCTCCTTTCCCTCGCTCTCATACATGGTGCAAACCCATTGCTACAGGTGTCTGCACCTCCTCCAGCCTCATCAAGGGATGTGGCCATGACGCTGCGGCTGAGCACTGGGGGCCTGGAACCTCCAGCCTCTTGGGATGGTCCGACTGACCACTCTGTGGATGGTTCCCAACAGGTGGAGCTGGCTGTTGTACAAAGAGCAGGGGTTGGGTGTTGCCTTCTCACCTTGTGCCGTTTGGCCGCTTGCCGCAGCCTCTTCTCCTggtccagctggagctgcatccTCTCCAGAGCCTCTCTCAGCAGGGCCTTCTCTTCTGCCTCCCTGTGAGCTTCATCTTCCAGGTTGGACATCTCCTCCTGGCACCTTTGCAGGGAAGCTTGGCTCTGCCTGTGCAAAACAGGAGGGGAGGATTCTGTTGGTCTGTTGCCCttaccaacaccctgaccctCAGATGTGCTCTCCCACGCCTTCCTTGGTCCTGCTGacactgcccctctgccccagctgctgccactgctgtcccAGGCTCCAGCCACCCAGGACAAGGGAACCTGTCAAGGCTTTCCTGGCTCTGACACTGCTCAACTGTGTGAGGCTGCAGAAGGTACCACTGCAGAGAACTGGGAGATGCACTCCTCTTGACATTTGATTTTTGTACCGTGGCCATAGACACAGACTGGTCCTGGACAGACACAGGACTCGGCAGTGTCATGTCACTTCTTGCCCCAAGCACCCTGTCACTTGGCATCCAAGGACCAGGTCTCCTTCAGAACCCTGGCTTTCCATACCTGAGCTGCTCCACACTTCCCTCATAATCtttcagcatttcttctttcctttccaggCGAACTTGGAGGTTCCTGATC is a window from the Molothrus ater isolate BHLD 08-10-18 breed brown headed cowbird chromosome 23, BPBGC_Mater_1.1, whole genome shotgun sequence genome containing:
- the EFHD2 gene encoding EF-hand domain-containing protein D2, which gives rise to MAAAAAEEPEGRRGRGPRPGPAPGSPAGRAVGEGSPGGSGRRVFSPAGEFREFSRRQLRDMERLFRQYDAGKDGFIDLMELKLMMEKLGAPQTHLGLKNMIKEVDEDLDSKLSFREFLLIFRKAAAGELQEDSGLHALARLSEIDVSTEGVKGAKNFFEAKAQAINEASRFEEEIKAEQEEKKKQAEELKQRKAAFKELQSTFTQ